From one Rhodamnia argentea isolate NSW1041297 chromosome 1, ASM2092103v1, whole genome shotgun sequence genomic stretch:
- the LOC115726498 gene encoding protein trichome berefringence-like 7 isoform X1, which produces MHTFNRSASLNRRALTIGSPRVGRPTVVSRHYHVPIVIGFLFTFLLAISASYIFVVPSLKHTFNGDTSSQSNVSMSLCDVSDGGWIQDDSYPLYNASECPFAEQGFNCLGNGRTDDQYLKWRWKPKNCDVPKFDVHAVLEWLRNRRLVFVGDSMSRSQWESLICLLMTGVEDKKTVYELNGSKITKRIRFLGVRFSSFNFTVEFFRSVFLVQHGWMPRYAPRRVRSTLKLDKLDDISSHWVDTDVLIFNTGQWWVPGKLFETGCYFQVGSSLKLGMSIPGAFRVALDTWASWVERTIDRKRTSVFFRTFEPSHWSTSDQRSRSCNVTQYPILEASRRDQHVFADIAEEVVKNMSFPITLLRITSLSAFRIDAHVGNWSDNPSLPDCSHWCLPGLPDMWNEILLYYILTNHESPL; this is translated from the exons ATGCATACTTTCAACAGAAGTGCTTCCTTGAACCGCAGGGCCTTGACTATTGGAAGCCCAAGAGTTGGCCGACCCACTGTGGTTTCTCGGCACTATCATGTGCCTATTGTGATTGGGTTTCTGTTTACTTTCCTGTTGGCCATTTCTGCCAGCTATATTTTCGTGGTTCCTAGTCTGAAGCATACTTTCAATGGTGACACTAGTTCCCAGAGTAACGTGTCGATGAGTCTTTGCGATGTTTCTGATGGGGGTTGGATTCAGGATGATAGCTATCCATTGTACAATGCTTCGGAATGTCCTTTCGCTGAGCAAGGATTCAATTGCTTGGGTAATGGTAGGACAGATGATCAATATCTTAAGTGGAGGTGGAAGCCCAAGAACTGTGACGTTCCGAAATTTGATGTGCATGCCGTACTTGAGTGGCTGAGAAACAGAAGGCTTGTCTTTGTCGGTGATTCGATGAGCAGGTCACAGTGGGAGTCATTGATATGTTTGCTCATGACTGGAGTGGAGGATAAGAAGACTGTGTATGAATTAAATGGGAGTAAGATCACAAAGCGGATCAGATTCTTAGGTGTTCGCTTTAGTTCCTTCAACTTCACCGTTGAATTCTTTCGGTCTGTATTCCTGGTGCAACATGGTTGGATGCCTAGGTATGCACCAAGAAGGGTCAGATCAACGCTTAAATTGGACAAACTTGATGATATTAGTAGTCATTGGGTGGATACAGATGTTCTAATTTTCAACACGGGGCAGTGGTGGGTGCCAGGGAAGCTCTTTGAAAC GGGTTGTTATTTCCAGGTCGGAAGTTCATTAAAGCTTGGAATGTCAATTCCTGGTGCTTTCAGAGTAGCACTTGACACTTGGGCATCGTGGGTCGAGAGAACAATTGACAGAAAACGAACAAGCGTCTTCTTCAGGACTTTTGAACCATCTCATTGGAG TACCAGTGACCAAAGAAGTAGATCTTGCAACGTGACTCAGTACCCCATCCTGGAAGCTAGCAGGAGAGACCAACATGTATTCGCAGACATTGCGGAGGAGGTGGTGAAGAACATGAGCTTTCCTATTACCCTTTTGCGCATTACATCGCTGTCAGCTTTCAGAATTGATGCACATGTGGGCAATTGGAGTGATAACCCATCTCTGCCCGACTGTAGCCATTGGTGTCTTCCGGGATTACCTGATATGTGGAATGAAATTCTTCTTTATTACATTCTTACTAACCATGAATCGCCTCTGTAG
- the LOC115726498 gene encoding protein trichome berefringence-like 7 isoform X2, with translation MHTFNRSASLNRRALTIGSPRVGRPTVVSRHYHVPIVIGFLFTFLLAISASYIFVVPSLKHTFNGDTSSQSNVSMSLCDVSDGGWIQDDSYPLYNASECPFAEQGFNCLGNGRTDDQYLKWRWKPKNCDVPKFDVHAVLEWLRNRRLVFVGDSMSRSQWESLICLLMTGVEDKKTVYELNGSKITKRIRFLGVRFSSFNFTVEFFRSVFLVQHGWMPRYAPRRVRSTLKLDKLDDISSHWVDTDVLIFNTGQWWVPGKLFETGCYFQVGSSLKLGMSIPGAFRVALDTWASWVERTIDRKRTSVFFRTFEPSHWSDQRSRSCNVTQYPILEASRRDQHVFADIAEEVVKNMSFPITLLRITSLSAFRIDAHVGNWSDNPSLPDCSHWCLPGLPDMWNEILLYYILTNHESPL, from the exons ATGCATACTTTCAACAGAAGTGCTTCCTTGAACCGCAGGGCCTTGACTATTGGAAGCCCAAGAGTTGGCCGACCCACTGTGGTTTCTCGGCACTATCATGTGCCTATTGTGATTGGGTTTCTGTTTACTTTCCTGTTGGCCATTTCTGCCAGCTATATTTTCGTGGTTCCTAGTCTGAAGCATACTTTCAATGGTGACACTAGTTCCCAGAGTAACGTGTCGATGAGTCTTTGCGATGTTTCTGATGGGGGTTGGATTCAGGATGATAGCTATCCATTGTACAATGCTTCGGAATGTCCTTTCGCTGAGCAAGGATTCAATTGCTTGGGTAATGGTAGGACAGATGATCAATATCTTAAGTGGAGGTGGAAGCCCAAGAACTGTGACGTTCCGAAATTTGATGTGCATGCCGTACTTGAGTGGCTGAGAAACAGAAGGCTTGTCTTTGTCGGTGATTCGATGAGCAGGTCACAGTGGGAGTCATTGATATGTTTGCTCATGACTGGAGTGGAGGATAAGAAGACTGTGTATGAATTAAATGGGAGTAAGATCACAAAGCGGATCAGATTCTTAGGTGTTCGCTTTAGTTCCTTCAACTTCACCGTTGAATTCTTTCGGTCTGTATTCCTGGTGCAACATGGTTGGATGCCTAGGTATGCACCAAGAAGGGTCAGATCAACGCTTAAATTGGACAAACTTGATGATATTAGTAGTCATTGGGTGGATACAGATGTTCTAATTTTCAACACGGGGCAGTGGTGGGTGCCAGGGAAGCTCTTTGAAAC GGGTTGTTATTTCCAGGTCGGAAGTTCATTAAAGCTTGGAATGTCAATTCCTGGTGCTTTCAGAGTAGCACTTGACACTTGGGCATCGTGGGTCGAGAGAACAATTGACAGAAAACGAACAAGCGTCTTCTTCAGGACTTTTGAACCATCTCATTGGAG TGACCAAAGAAGTAGATCTTGCAACGTGACTCAGTACCCCATCCTGGAAGCTAGCAGGAGAGACCAACATGTATTCGCAGACATTGCGGAGGAGGTGGTGAAGAACATGAGCTTTCCTATTACCCTTTTGCGCATTACATCGCTGTCAGCTTTCAGAATTGATGCACATGTGGGCAATTGGAGTGATAACCCATCTCTGCCCGACTGTAGCCATTGGTGTCTTCCGGGATTACCTGATATGTGGAATGAAATTCTTCTTTATTACATTCTTACTAACCATGAATCGCCTCTGTAG